One window from the genome of Diabrotica virgifera virgifera chromosome 6, PGI_DIABVI_V3a encodes:
- the LOC126886159 gene encoding uncharacterized protein LOC126886159 — protein sequence MFVKWLREKLLPGLSEPSVIILDNAPYHSEIQSPTNSWNVDIKEWLTNERISIPQHILKSELLRLAKQHAKPKIFVVDQVIESYGHQVLRLPPYHCQFNPIEYIWGTAKQYYDNHIGPNGYTDEAVWETWREALSIATPEVWRICIYKCEKLIEDWWIRKNKINEIIPIIITINNDDSDGDDSVNNKD from the coding sequence ATGTTTGTGAAATGGTTGCGTGAAAAACTTCTTCCCGGATTAAGTGAGCCCAGCGTAATTATTTTAGACAATGCGCCTTACCATTCAGAAATACAAAGTCCAACAAATTCGTGGAATGTAGATATTAAAGAATGGCTAACAAATGAACGCATATCTATTCCACAGCATATATTAAAGTCTGAGTTGTTACGTTTGGCAAAACAACATGCAAAACCAAAAATTTTTGTGGTGGATCAGGTTATTGAAAGTTACGGGCATCAAGTTTTACGTCTTCCACCATACCACTGCCAGTTTAATCCTATCGAATATATATGGGGAACAGCAAAACAATATTACGACAACCATATTGGGCCTAATGGGTATACAGACGAAGCGGTTTGGGAAACTTGGCGAGAAGCACTTTCAATTGCAACTCCAGAAGTATGGCGGATCTGTATATACAAGTGCGAAAAATTAATTGAGGATTGGTGGAttcgtaaaaataaaattaacgaaATAATCCCAATCATAATAACAATTAACAATGACGACAGCGATGGCGATGATAGTGTGAACAATAAGGActaa